One genomic window of Cellulophaga sp. Hel_I_12 includes the following:
- a CDS encoding DUF4870 domain-containing protein: MQRENKQLLVLTHLSQLLDFVTGIGGFIVPLILWLTQRDTVLNMDKNGKAILNFRISMFIYFILCIPLILLFGLGLLGFVVLGFLTFIFPIVNAVRVSNDEQPYYPMSIKFL, translated from the coding sequence ATGCAAAGAGAAAACAAACAGTTATTAGTACTCACCCATTTAAGTCAATTATTAGATTTTGTTACTGGTATTGGCGGTTTTATAGTTCCCTTAATTCTATGGCTTACCCAAAGGGATACCGTTTTAAATATGGATAAAAATGGAAAAGCTATTTTGAATTTTAGAATAAGCATGTTCATCTACTTTATCCTGTGTATTCCCTTGATATTGTTATTTGGTTTAGGCTTACTTGGATTTGTAGTTTTAGGGTTTTTAACCTTTATATTTCCAATAGTAAATGCTGTTCGAGTGAGCAATGATGAGCAGCCCTACTATCCCATGAGTATAAAATTCTTGTAA
- the dnaN gene encoding DNA polymerase III subunit beta → MKFIVSSTYLLKQLQVLGGVINNSNTLPILDNFLFDLKENQLIVSASDLETTMSSVLTVDSDSEGLIAVPAKLLLEILKTFPEQPLTFVMEDNNTIEISSNHGKYALAYADGAEFPKTVELSNPSATTIIGDILATAINKTIFAAGNDDLRPVMSGIFFQFSPENLTFVATDAHKLVKYQRTDITASEVAEFIMPKKPLNLLKGILAGSESDVTIEYNESNAKFSFENTELICRLIDGKYPNYEAVIPKENPNVLSISRNQFLSSVRRVSIFSNKTTHQIRLKIAGAELNISAEDLDYSNKAEERLTCSYQGDDMQIGFNSRFLTEMLANLNCDDVSLEMSLPNRAGILTPVDGLDEGELVTMLVMPVMLNN, encoded by the coding sequence ATGAAATTTATAGTATCTAGTACCTATTTACTAAAACAACTACAAGTTTTAGGTGGTGTTATTAATAATAGTAACACCTTACCTATCCTAGATAATTTTCTGTTTGATTTAAAAGAAAATCAACTTATAGTATCAGCATCAGATTTAGAAACAACGATGAGTAGCGTTTTGACAGTTGATTCTGATAGCGAAGGCTTAATAGCCGTACCTGCAAAGCTATTGTTAGAAATCCTTAAAACATTTCCAGAGCAGCCCTTAACGTTTGTGATGGAAGACAATAATACCATCGAAATTAGCTCTAACCACGGGAAGTACGCCTTGGCTTATGCTGATGGTGCAGAATTTCCAAAAACAGTAGAGCTTTCTAATCCTAGTGCTACAACGATAATTGGAGATATTCTAGCAACGGCTATCAATAAAACAATTTTTGCTGCGGGTAATGATGATTTAAGACCCGTGATGAGTGGTATCTTTTTTCAGTTTTCTCCAGAAAACCTAACTTTCGTTGCAACCGATGCGCATAAATTGGTAAAATACCAAAGAACTGATATTACAGCGTCTGAAGTGGCAGAATTTATAATGCCTAAAAAGCCTTTAAACTTACTAAAAGGCATCTTAGCTGGGAGTGAATCTGACGTAACGATAGAATATAATGAAAGTAATGCAAAATTTAGTTTTGAAAATACAGAACTAATTTGTCGTTTAATTGATGGAAAATATCCCAATTATGAGGCGGTTATTCCTAAAGAGAATCCGAATGTACTTTCTATTTCTAGAAATCAGTTTTTGAGTTCTGTTCGCCGAGTTTCTATCTTTTCGAATAAAACAACACATCAAATACGTTTAAAAATAGCTGGAGCTGAATTAAATATATCCGCTGAAGATTTAGATTACAGCAATAAGGCAGAAGAGCGCTTAACCTGTTCGTACCAGGGTGATGATATGCAAATAGGATTTAACTCAAGGTTCTTAACAGAAATGTTGGCCAACCTAAACTGTGACGATGTTTCTTTAGAAATGAGTTTGCCTAACAGAGCAGGTATTTTAACCCCTGTGGATGGTTTAGACGAAGGCGAACTAGTCACTATGTTAGTGATGCCTGTTATGCTTAATAATTAA
- a CDS encoding S-adenosyl-l-methionine hydroxide adenosyltransferase family protein, translated as MAIITLTTDFGYKDHFVGAIKGAIYSELPDAKIVDISNEISPFNIPECAYIIKNSYKNFPKGSIHIIGVDAEPTPENEHLILFLDDHYFITANNGATSLITSEMKADKVYKINIPMPIECSFPVLDVFVKAACHLARGGTLDVVGKPFDALKDIREFAPRIVEEGNGIVGSVIYIDNFGNVITNIPRHIFEAYRKGRDFVLHVRNKKITKIHHRYSDIINFDIDKDKRNGPGDLLALFNSSDYIELAIYKSDLNTVGGAATLIGLDYRDTITVDFGIKN; from the coding sequence ATGGCAATTATTACATTAACTACAGATTTTGGGTATAAAGATCATTTTGTAGGCGCTATAAAGGGTGCTATTTACTCAGAATTGCCCGATGCTAAAATTGTCGACATCTCCAATGAAATAAGTCCGTTTAATATTCCTGAATGTGCCTATATTATTAAAAACTCGTACAAAAACTTTCCCAAAGGGAGTATCCATATCATCGGCGTTGATGCAGAACCTACCCCTGAAAATGAGCATCTAATTTTGTTTTTAGACGATCATTATTTTATTACTGCAAATAACGGTGCAACCTCATTGATCACCTCTGAAATGAAGGCTGACAAGGTGTATAAAATTAACATTCCTATGCCTATAGAATGCTCTTTTCCTGTTCTAGACGTGTTTGTTAAGGCGGCTTGTCATTTAGCTCGGGGTGGTACACTAGATGTTGTTGGTAAACCTTTTGATGCGCTAAAAGATATTCGAGAATTTGCACCACGTATTGTTGAAGAAGGCAACGGAATTGTCGGAAGTGTCATTTACATCGACAATTTTGGAAATGTAATTACAAATATTCCACGTCATATTTTTGAGGCTTATAGAAAAGGACGCGATTTTGTATTGCATGTGCGGAATAAAAAAATTACAAAAATTCATCACAGGTATAGTGACATTATAAATTTTGACATTGATAAAGATAAACGAAACGGCCCAGGAGATTTGTTAGCTTTATTTAATTCGTCGGATTATATCGAATTGGCTATTTATAAGAGTGATTTAAATACCGTTGGAGGAGCCGCCACCTTAATTGGTTTGGACTATCGGGATACCATTACCGTCGATTTTGGAATTAAAAATTAA
- a CDS encoding PhoH family protein — translation MNELVIELTEISPRDFFGQQNEHIDLIKKYFPKLKIVARGSKIRVYGDDGLLDEFDKKFKMLTTHYQKYNKLDENSIERLLLSSEKDDLSSSESSGEVLVHGMGGRLIKAQTVNQRKLVDSVRKNDMVFAIGPAGTGKTYTGVALAVQALKEKRVKRIILTRPAVEAGENLGFLPGDLKEKLDPYMQPLYDALRDMISPEKLALYIENGTIQIAPLAFMRGRTLDHAFVILDEGQNTTHAQMKMFLTRMGKNAQFLITGDPGQIDLPRRTVSGLKEALLVLQSIEGIGIIYLDDKDVIRHKLVKKVIEAYKGIEHQG, via the coding sequence TTGAACGAACTTGTAATAGAACTAACGGAAATTAGTCCAAGAGATTTTTTTGGACAGCAGAATGAGCATATAGATTTGATTAAAAAATACTTTCCTAAACTTAAAATTGTTGCTCGTGGAAGTAAAATTAGAGTTTATGGGGATGACGGCCTTTTGGATGAGTTCGACAAAAAGTTTAAAATGCTCACCACACACTACCAAAAATACAATAAACTCGACGAAAATAGTATTGAGCGCTTGCTTTTGAGTAGTGAAAAAGACGATTTATCATCTTCTGAGAGTAGTGGAGAGGTATTAGTGCATGGCATGGGAGGTCGATTAATCAAGGCACAAACAGTAAATCAGCGTAAATTAGTAGACTCTGTTCGAAAGAACGATATGGTTTTTGCTATTGGTCCTGCGGGTACCGGAAAAACCTATACCGGCGTAGCTTTAGCCGTGCAGGCCTTAAAAGAAAAAAGGGTAAAACGTATTATTTTGACACGACCAGCCGTAGAAGCTGGAGAAAATCTAGGTTTTTTACCGGGCGACTTAAAAGAAAAGTTAGATCCTTATATGCAGCCCCTTTACGATGCCCTACGAGACATGATTTCACCTGAGAAATTAGCACTTTATATAGAAAATGGTACCATCCAAATTGCTCCCTTAGCTTTTATGAGAGGAAGAACTTTGGATCATGCCTTTGTGATTTTAGATGAAGGTCAAAATACCACCCACGCCCAAATGAAAATGTTCTTAACCAGAATGGGAAAAAATGCTCAGTTTTTAATCACAGGTGATCCCGGGCAAATAGATTTACCCCGGAGAACAGTTTCTGGTTTAAAAGAGGCGCTGTTGGTATTACAAAGTATTGAGGGTATCGGTATTATTTATTTAGATGATAAAGATGTCATCCGGCACAAGTTAGTAAAAAAGGTAATTGAGGCTTATAAAGGAATAGAGCATCAAGGCTAG
- a CDS encoding phosphoribosylaminoimidazolesuccinocarboxamide synthase: MKNTIIATNFNFPGQVDVYKGKVREVYRLENDLMVMIATDRLSAFDVVMPKGIPYKGQILNQIATKMMADTSDIVPNWLLASPDPNVAIGHACEPFKVEMVIRGYMSGHAAREYTLGKRVLCGVAMPNGMKENDKFPAPIITPATKAEMGDHDEDISREDILKRNIVAEKDYLILEKYTRALFKRGIEIAAKRGLILVDTKYEFGKTKDGRIVLIDEIHTPDSSRYFYADGYEERQKNGAPQKQLSKEFVRQWLIANDFQGLKGQKVPEMTDEYIETVSERYIELYEKIVGENFKKAELTNIQNRIETNVLAYLKNNVR; this comes from the coding sequence ATGAAAAATACCATTATAGCAACAAATTTTAATTTTCCAGGACAAGTAGATGTGTATAAAGGTAAAGTTCGTGAAGTATATCGGCTAGAGAATGATTTAATGGTGATGATTGCCACTGACAGGCTTTCTGCGTTTGATGTGGTCATGCCCAAAGGAATCCCTTATAAAGGACAAATTTTAAATCAGATTGCAACAAAAATGATGGCAGATACATCCGATATTGTTCCGAACTGGTTATTGGCAAGTCCTGATCCAAATGTAGCTATTGGTCATGCCTGCGAACCTTTTAAAGTAGAAATGGTGATTCGAGGCTATATGTCAGGTCATGCAGCACGTGAATATACCTTGGGAAAAAGAGTGTTGTGTGGCGTTGCTATGCCCAACGGGATGAAAGAAAATGATAAATTTCCAGCACCAATTATTACTCCTGCTACCAAGGCCGAAATGGGGGATCATGATGAAGATATTTCAAGAGAAGATATTCTTAAAAGAAATATTGTTGCTGAAAAAGACTACTTAATTCTAGAAAAATATACAAGAGCTTTATTTAAAAGAGGTATTGAAATTGCTGCTAAAAGAGGTTTAATTTTGGTAGATACCAAGTACGAGTTTGGAAAAACAAAAGACGGCAGAATTGTATTGATTGATGAAATTCATACGCCAGATTCTTCGCGCTATTTTTATGCTGATGGGTATGAAGAGCGTCAAAAAAATGGAGCCCCACAAAAACAATTGTCTAAGGAGTTTGTTCGGCAGTGGCTCATAGCGAATGATTTTCAGGGCTTAAAAGGACAAAAAGTACCAGAAATGACCGATGAATATATTGAAACCGTTTCTGAAAGGTATATTGAGCTGTATGAAAAAATTGTAGGAGAAAATTTTAAAAAAGCCGAGCTAACCAATATTCAAAATAGGATTGAAACTAATGTTTTAGCTTATTTAAAAAATAATGTTAGATGA
- a CDS encoding PolC-type DNA polymerase III, protein MFKFFKKNTPILPDFWTLYANTFKTTMPEDLESTTFIVLDTETTGFDYTDDRMLSIGAVAVYQQTIAVNKGFEIYIKQEVYGKEAAKIHGILKHGTIPKVSELDALKMLLSYIGNKTIIAHHAIFDIQMINKALARHHLPALKNKHIDTSQLYKKTLLKSNLITKKEHYSLDELADKFNISKKDRHTAMGDAYITAILFLKILSKLKEKKNLRIKDLLD, encoded by the coding sequence ATGTTTAAATTTTTTAAAAAAAACACGCCTATTTTACCTGATTTTTGGACCTTGTATGCCAACACCTTCAAAACAACGATGCCTGAGGATCTAGAAAGCACAACTTTTATTGTTTTAGATACTGAAACAACAGGTTTTGATTATACCGATGATCGGATGCTTAGCATTGGTGCTGTAGCAGTATACCAACAAACTATTGCTGTTAACAAGGGTTTTGAAATTTACATTAAGCAAGAAGTTTATGGAAAAGAAGCGGCGAAAATTCATGGTATTTTAAAGCATGGCACCATTCCAAAAGTTTCTGAATTAGACGCTTTAAAAATGTTGTTGAGCTACATCGGCAACAAAACGATAATTGCACACCACGCCATTTTTGATATCCAAATGATTAATAAAGCTTTGGCCAGACATCATTTGCCAGCGCTAAAAAATAAGCATATAGACACTTCACAACTCTATAAGAAAACCTTGTTGAAGTCTAATTTAATTACGAAAAAAGAACATTACTCTTTAGATGAACTGGCGGATAAATTCAATATTTCAAAAAAAGATAGGCATACGGCTATGGGTGACGCCTACATAACAGCCATTTTATTTTTAAAAATACTCTCTAAATTAAAAGAGAAAAAAAATCTTAGGATAAAAGATCTTTTAGACTAA
- a CDS encoding DUF294 nucleotidyltransferase-like domain-containing protein, with protein MKNTISQRVADFLKNYPPFNGLNTSDLERLSEQVSIIYKEKGSVIFTEKEEGHSFFYLVHKGAVSLYKKTTNDIVDICDEGDIFGLRPLMANENYELEAKAHEESIIYAIPIALFKPLALENKVIGNFLIESFASNTRNPYSKSHRGKLYSEAPIDPSKEASEIPLTDLQSVQFSKNIVSCSPATTIKQVAEIMTSKNIGAILVLEDKLPIGIITDKDLRNKIGTGMFPITATAAKIMTSPVITYPKSMTITQAQMAMMKSGISHLCLTKDGTVNSKVVGIVSKHDVMVSLGNNPAVLIKAIKRVKKIKHLKPIRHSIMGLLSGYLEGNIPMTIISKIIAELNDACMKQVVELSLEKMSTPPPVKFAWLALGSQGRSEQMLHTDQDNALIFGDVEEEALPKTTTYFLKLSKLVTKGLHDMGYEYCPADMMASNPKWCLSLKEWKEMTSHWIINPGIDEVLLSSIFFDYNVVYGEPKLANELSEHIFYSVKKYPIFFLHLAKGALQNPSPTGFFRQFLVEQDGDHKDEFDVKSRALRPLTDAARVLLLSHHIKAINNTSERFEKLAELEPNNKEIYLACSYAAKALLKFRTKQGIQNNSSGRFIDLNSLSKEEKMKLKRTFKTIKDIQELVSHRFQLKSM; from the coding sequence ATGAAAAATACCATTTCGCAAAGAGTTGCCGATTTTTTAAAAAACTACCCCCCTTTTAATGGTTTAAACACGAGCGACTTGGAACGGCTATCTGAGCAAGTCAGCATTATCTATAAAGAAAAAGGGAGTGTTATTTTTACAGAAAAAGAAGAAGGACATTCTTTTTTTTATTTGGTACACAAAGGCGCAGTTTCCCTTTATAAAAAAACAACCAATGATATTGTAGACATTTGTGATGAGGGTGATATTTTTGGATTAAGACCGCTTATGGCCAATGAAAATTACGAATTAGAAGCAAAAGCACATGAAGAAAGTATTATTTATGCCATCCCCATCGCCCTGTTTAAACCTCTGGCTTTAGAAAATAAAGTTATCGGTAATTTTTTAATAGAAAGTTTCGCTTCTAACACTAGAAATCCGTATTCTAAAAGTCATCGAGGAAAATTATATAGCGAAGCTCCTATTGACCCATCAAAAGAAGCAAGCGAAATACCCTTAACTGACTTACAGTCTGTGCAGTTCTCAAAAAATATTGTGAGCTGTTCGCCTGCTACGACCATTAAACAGGTAGCAGAAATAATGACCTCAAAAAATATTGGTGCCATCCTCGTTCTTGAAGACAAACTACCCATTGGCATAATTACAGATAAGGATTTAAGGAATAAAATTGGAACAGGTATGTTCCCCATAACGGCAACAGCAGCTAAAATAATGACTTCCCCTGTCATTACCTATCCAAAATCAATGACCATCACTCAAGCCCAAATGGCCATGATGAAAAGTGGTATTAGTCATTTATGCCTAACCAAAGACGGCACAGTAAATTCAAAAGTAGTTGGCATTGTATCGAAACACGATGTTATGGTATCTTTAGGCAATAACCCTGCGGTATTGATTAAAGCTATAAAAAGAGTAAAAAAGATAAAACATTTAAAGCCTATACGACATAGTATTATGGGTTTGCTCAGTGGATATTTAGAAGGGAATATACCCATGACTATTATCTCTAAAATAATAGCGGAATTGAATGATGCATGTATGAAGCAGGTGGTTGAACTATCTTTAGAAAAAATGAGTACTCCACCTCCTGTAAAATTTGCTTGGCTAGCCTTAGGAAGTCAAGGCAGAAGCGAACAAATGTTACATACCGATCAAGATAATGCACTGATATTCGGAGATGTAGAAGAGGAAGCATTACCAAAAACAACCACTTATTTTTTAAAATTATCCAAATTAGTCACCAAAGGTCTACATGATATGGGCTACGAATATTGCCCTGCGGATATGATGGCATCGAACCCAAAATGGTGTTTAAGTTTAAAAGAATGGAAAGAAATGACTTCACATTGGATTATCAATCCTGGTATCGATGAAGTATTGCTATCCTCTATTTTCTTTGATTATAATGTAGTGTATGGGGAGCCTAAATTGGCCAATGAGTTATCAGAACATATTTTTTATAGCGTAAAAAAGTATCCTATTTTTTTCCTTCATTTAGCCAAAGGAGCCTTACAGAATCCATCCCCTACAGGCTTTTTTAGACAGTTTTTGGTAGAGCAAGACGGCGATCATAAGGATGAGTTTGATGTTAAAAGTAGAGCACTAAGACCATTAACTGACGCAGCAAGAGTACTCCTATTATCGCATCATATCAAAGCCATTAATAATACTTCAGAGCGATTCGAAAAACTAGCGGAGTTAGAACCTAATAATAAAGAAATTTACTTGGCCTGTTCATATGCCGCTAAAGCCTTATTAAAATTTAGAACAAAACAGGGCATTCAAAATAATAGTTCTGGACGTTTTATCGATTTGAATTCGTTATCTAAAGAAGAAAAAATGAAGTTAAAGCGCACGTTTAAAACCATAAAAGATATTCAAGAATTGGTAAGCCATAGGTTTCAGTTAAAATCCATGTAA
- a CDS encoding alpha/beta hydrolase — protein MQTLEKKVSYTHTNTYETLNTLTENTKNIWLVFHGIGYLGRYFLKYFKDLNAEENYIIAPQAPSKYYLNGKYVHVGASWLTKENTSLELENVNNYLDAVYEAENLPEHCNLILFGFSQGVSIVTRWLAHKKLACRQLILYAGGIPTELKASDFAFLETNKSNVKVIIGHHDEYINEERMKVEMQKIKLLFKDRAEIMMFDGKHEVKKEIINSLV, from the coding sequence ATGCAGACATTAGAGAAAAAAGTAAGCTATACCCATACAAACACCTACGAAACTTTAAATACACTTACAGAAAACACTAAAAATATATGGCTAGTTTTTCATGGAATTGGCTATTTAGGCCGCTATTTTTTAAAGTATTTTAAAGACTTAAATGCGGAAGAAAATTATATAATTGCTCCTCAGGCACCCTCAAAATATTACCTTAACGGCAAATACGTTCATGTTGGCGCTAGTTGGTTGACCAAAGAAAACACCTCTTTAGAACTTGAAAATGTAAACAACTATTTAGACGCCGTTTATGAGGCTGAAAACCTACCTGAGCATTGTAATCTTATTTTATTCGGTTTTTCACAAGGAGTATCTATTGTTACCCGATGGTTGGCTCACAAAAAATTAGCGTGTAGGCAACTTATTTTATACGCTGGCGGCATTCCAACTGAATTAAAAGCTAGCGATTTTGCTTTTTTAGAAACGAATAAAAGCAATGTTAAAGTTATTATTGGTCATCATGATGAATATATAAATGAAGAGCGCATGAAGGTGGAAATGCAAAAAATAAAACTCTTGTTTAAGGATAGGGCTGAAATCATGATGTTTGACGGCAAACATGAAGTGAAAAAAGAAATTATTAATTCGTTGGTTTAG
- a CDS encoding PaaI family thioesterase — protein sequence MNDYKEKILKICNDTCKGTLMETLDISYVDVGENFLVGKMPVSRKVYQPDGVLHGGAMVALAESVGSAASFIFLNAQEVTIRGIEISANHVKSIREGFVFAKATIIHKGRTTQLWDIKITDANDNLISVCKLTTIALPKK from the coding sequence ATGAACGATTATAAAGAAAAAATTCTAAAGATTTGTAACGATACTTGCAAGGGTACTCTCATGGAAACTTTAGATATTAGCTATGTAGATGTAGGCGAAAATTTTTTAGTGGGTAAAATGCCTGTGAGTCGAAAAGTGTATCAGCCAGACGGTGTTTTACACGGGGGTGCCATGGTAGCCTTGGCAGAAAGTGTAGGGAGTGCCGCATCATTTATATTCCTAAATGCCCAAGAAGTCACCATTCGAGGTATAGAAATTTCTGCAAATCATGTCAAAAGTATTCGTGAAGGTTTTGTTTTTGCCAAAGCTACGATTATCCACAAAGGGCGCACAACGCAGCTATGGGATATAAAAATCACCGATGCCAATGACAACTTAATCTCCGTTTGTAAATTAACGACTATCGCCTTACCAAAAAAATAA
- a CDS encoding chorismate-binding protein, translated as MFSDLISKAEKHYASAKPFVLYRKPKAQTVKGIFQTNDVLHYVQDYTEKGFVFAPFNSEANIILLQVDETVEAVFEAMGYTDTGRSNENSLNDDHKEFHIKLIKKGIRAIEENEFKKVVLSRRLDIAFDTSVFALFINLLKRYSKAFCYLFYHPKVGLWLGATPELLLKTSNKQLKTMSLAGTQQYTGLENPVWGKKELEEQELVTAYIADALSLEVSKVEISETTSVRAGNLWHLRTSVSGHLKNNSVQSVVAALHPTPAVCGMPRAASKNFIARYENYDREYYTGFLGELNFKKVTYRDTNKRNKENQAYKTIKNTSSLYVNLRCMKIKNQTASIYIGGGITAASIPEKEWEETKAKSETMLQVFNNFS; from the coding sequence ATGTTTAGCGATTTAATTTCAAAAGCCGAAAAACACTATGCGAGTGCAAAACCTTTTGTGCTTTACCGCAAACCAAAAGCACAAACGGTCAAAGGAATATTTCAAACTAATGATGTGTTGCATTATGTGCAGGATTACACCGAAAAGGGTTTTGTTTTTGCCCCGTTCAATTCTGAGGCTAACATTATTTTACTTCAGGTGGATGAAACTGTAGAAGCGGTTTTTGAGGCTATGGGTTATACGGACACGGGTAGGTCAAATGAAAATTCTTTAAATGATGACCATAAAGAATTTCATATTAAACTCATAAAAAAGGGAATCAGGGCGATTGAAGAGAATGAATTTAAAAAAGTAGTGCTTTCTAGGCGTTTAGATATCGCATTTGATACATCTGTATTTGCATTGTTTATCAATTTATTAAAACGTTATAGCAAGGCTTTTTGCTATTTGTTTTACCATCCTAAAGTTGGACTCTGGCTAGGTGCCACGCCAGAATTATTATTAAAAACATCGAACAAACAGCTTAAAACCATGTCGCTCGCAGGTACTCAGCAATATACTGGATTGGAAAATCCTGTTTGGGGTAAAAAAGAGTTAGAGGAACAAGAATTGGTCACAGCGTATATCGCGGATGCTTTGAGTCTTGAAGTTTCAAAAGTAGAAATTTCAGAAACTACTTCGGTCAGAGCAGGTAATTTATGGCATTTGCGAACTTCCGTTTCTGGACATTTAAAAAATAATTCTGTGCAGTCGGTCGTAGCAGCTTTGCACCCTACGCCAGCTGTTTGTGGAATGCCAAGAGCTGCCTCAAAGAATTTTATAGCGCGTTATGAAAACTATGATCGAGAATATTATACCGGCTTTTTAGGTGAATTAAATTTTAAAAAAGTTACCTATCGGGATACCAATAAACGAAACAAAGAAAATCAAGCCTATAAAACCATCAAAAACACCAGCTCTTTGTATGTAAATTTGCGCTGTATGAAGATTAAAAATCAAACAGCATCAATTTATATAGGTGGTGGAATAACTGCCGCATCAATCCCAGAAAAGGAATGGGAAGAAACAAAGGCAAAAAGTGAAACCATGCTGCAAGTTTTTAATAATTTTAGTTAG